A single region of the Biomaibacter acetigenes genome encodes:
- a CDS encoding YbaK/EbsC family protein, whose amino-acid sequence MTPEEKRVLDVLEELNIPYTRMEHIPVYTIEEFEKIGNMPKSVCKNLFVRNQKGDRHYLIILENSKRADLGKVAEQIGSGKLSFASEKRLEKYLGLKPGSVSPFGLINDSQKEVRVVIDRDLESIGEVSFHPNINTATLTISYRDFEKYLAWCKNKVVYVQI is encoded by the coding sequence ATAACCCCGGAAGAAAAAAGGGTATTAGATGTCCTTGAAGAATTAAACATTCCATACACCAGGATGGAACACATTCCGGTTTATACCATTGAAGAATTCGAAAAGATTGGAAACATGCCCAAATCGGTATGCAAAAACCTTTTTGTGCGCAATCAGAAAGGGGACAGGCATTACCTTATCATACTTGAAAACTCCAAGAGAGCGGACCTTGGTAAAGTCGCAGAACAGATAGGTAGCGGCAAACTGAGTTTTGCCTCGGAAAAGAGACTGGAAAAATATCTTGGCCTAAAACCCGGATCGGTTTCCCCCTTTGGCTTAATCAACGATAGCCAGAAAGAAGTTAGAGTCGTGATCGACAGGGACCTGGAAAGCATCGGCGAAGTCAGCTTTCATCCAAACATAAACACCGCGACGTTGACAATTTCCTACAGGGATTTTGAGAAATATTTGGCCTGGTGCAAGAATAAAGTAGTGTATGTCCAAATATAG